One part of the Treponema sp. OMZ 787 genome encodes these proteins:
- a CDS encoding TetR/AcrR family transcriptional regulator has product MPANFTKEEREILIQKFYEQGYVLLKTHGYKKLKVSDIAAAIGIGTGTFYNFFKSKDEFIIWLIKKRKEEAFNRFLSLAEKFPKGIPFEAMEQYLIDTISHFNLYRLLSQAEYNKLQKKYGLLDNRNEQTKKNGKFMMEKLATSKTLEDFLLFADAFTIIVIGTSDLTKLNPKVTDEVTKKLIHAACKMLY; this is encoded by the coding sequence ATGCCTGCTAATTTTACAAAAGAAGAACGGGAAATTTTAATACAAAAATTTTATGAACAAGGATATGTTTTACTTAAAACTCATGGATACAAAAAATTAAAAGTTTCCGATATTGCCGCAGCCATTGGTATCGGAACCGGAACGTTTTATAATTTTTTTAAAAGTAAGGATGAATTTATCATTTGGCTCATCAAAAAAAGAAAAGAGGAAGCTTTTAACCGGTTTTTATCGCTGGCGGAAAAATTCCCGAAAGGCATACCCTTTGAAGCTATGGAACAATATTTGATTGATACTATTTCGCATTTCAATCTTTACCGATTACTTTCACAAGCCGAGTATAATAAGCTGCAAAAAAAATACGGCTTACTTGATAATAGGAATGAACAAACAAAGAAAAACGGAAAATTTATGATGGAAAAACTTGCGACTTCAAAAACGCTTGAAGACTTTCTTTTGTTTGCGGACGCATTTACAATAATCGTTATCGGCACTTCCGATTTGACTAAATTAAATCCGAAAGTTACCGATGAGGTAACTAAAAAGTTAATACACGCCGCTTGCAAGATGTTGTATTAG
- a CDS encoding ankyrin repeat domain-containing protein, which yields MNVAIFYDEKKKDAAMAIKNIIISHECDVTLYNEDEIWKDENLNTPRHIMKNITHVLFIYSKNPAAYLGFMFFSGYATGLNLPVLVLEENEKLELPKNFLRSFVMLTVKSFDAYFEVEKKRFNENLLKEQARTKLLESGYSLFIPNYVRAVKNNEKEVVSLFIDAGFDPSQKDSLGTPVLSLAVRNKCLETLELLLEKGAAVNLCAEDRNYSALMDAAQVGYGEAVKILLEKKADTNIQSKDGQTALILSVGRHEADIVEMLVKHGADYNIKDGLGMSALGYAKLFGNKAILSLFGEQTN from the coding sequence ATGAATGTTGCTATTTTCTATGATGAAAAGAAAAAAGACGCAGCGATGGCCATCAAAAATATAATCATATCCCACGAATGCGATGTAACCTTATACAATGAAGATGAGATATGGAAAGATGAAAACTTAAACACGCCGCGCCATATTATGAAAAACATTACCCATGTTCTCTTTATTTACAGTAAAAATCCGGCTGCCTATTTGGGCTTTATGTTTTTTTCGGGCTATGCTACAGGTTTAAACCTTCCGGTTCTTGTACTGGAAGAAAACGAAAAACTTGAACTGCCTAAAAACTTTTTGCGTTCATTTGTAATGCTTACGGTTAAGTCTTTTGATGCCTACTTCGAGGTAGAAAAAAAACGATTTAACGAAAACCTGCTCAAAGAGCAAGCCCGTACAAAATTATTGGAAAGCGGTTACTCTCTTTTTATTCCGAATTATGTGCGTGCCGTTAAAAACAACGAAAAGGAAGTCGTCAGCCTTTTTATAGATGCAGGTTTTGACCCCTCGCAAAAGGATTCCCTGGGAACACCGGTTCTATCCCTTGCCGTAAGAAATAAGTGTTTAGAAACGCTTGAGCTCCTCCTCGAAAAAGGTGCTGCTGTCAACCTTTGTGCGGAAGACAGAAACTACTCAGCCTTGATGGATGCAGCTCAAGTCGGATACGGCGAGGCGGTAAAGATTCTCCTCGAAAAAAAAGCAGACACCAATATTCAAAGCAAGGACGGACAAACAGCCTTGATTCTTTCGGTAGGCCGTCATGAAGCAGATATTGTTGAAATGCTTGTAAAACACGGAGCCGATTATAATATAAAAGACGGCCTAGGTATGTCCGCCTTGGGATATGCAAAACTTTTCGGGAATAAAGCAATTTTATCCTTGTTCGGCGAACAAACAAATTAA
- the queA gene encoding tRNA preQ1(34) S-adenosylmethionine ribosyltransferase-isomerase QueA gives MLTKEFNFDLPEELIAQSPSEKRGGDRLLILDKQSGRLEDRLFTELPDLLPKNALMIFNNSKVRRARIYAKSKTNAVCEFLMINPMRGSDGSLWQVMAKKAKRQKPGKTFLFEDGTEAEIIESEIPLESEFRCMKFNRIIDDEWLDKYGHMPLPPYIHRKDTEEDAGRYQTVYAEIYGSIAAPTAGLHFTKEVLSKIRDKGIEIEYVTLHVGLGTFLPVRAERIEDHKMHTEHFFISEETAQAVEKAKKEGRPIIAVGTTSVRTLESAWDEKRNELKRGHQATDIFIYPSYKFKLIDKLFTNFHTPESSLVMLVSALAGKENIFNAYRHAVEERYKFFSYGDAMLIL, from the coding sequence ATGCTTACAAAAGAATTTAACTTTGATCTACCCGAAGAGCTCATAGCTCAATCGCCTTCAGAAAAAAGAGGAGGAGACAGGCTTTTAATTTTGGACAAACAAAGCGGAAGACTTGAAGACCGCCTTTTTACTGAACTGCCGGATCTTCTCCCCAAAAATGCCCTGATGATTTTTAATAATTCGAAGGTGCGCCGTGCCCGCATTTATGCAAAAAGCAAAACAAACGCAGTGTGCGAATTTTTAATGATTAATCCCATGAGGGGCTCGGACGGTTCTCTTTGGCAGGTAATGGCAAAAAAAGCAAAACGTCAAAAGCCCGGAAAAACCTTTTTGTTTGAAGACGGAACCGAGGCCGAAATCATCGAGTCCGAGATACCTCTCGAAAGCGAATTCCGCTGCATGAAATTTAACAGGATCATCGATGATGAATGGCTCGATAAATACGGCCACATGCCGCTTCCCCCCTACATTCACCGAAAGGACACCGAAGAAGATGCCGGCCGCTATCAAACCGTCTATGCCGAAATATACGGCTCGATTGCAGCGCCCACTGCCGGCCTTCACTTTACCAAAGAAGTACTTTCAAAAATACGAGATAAAGGAATCGAGATTGAATATGTAACGCTTCATGTGGGGCTCGGCACCTTTCTTCCGGTCAGGGCAGAAAGAATAGAAGACCATAAGATGCACACCGAGCATTTTTTTATTTCGGAAGAAACGGCACAAGCCGTTGAAAAAGCAAAAAAGGAAGGGCGGCCCATCATAGCCGTCGGAACGACCAGCGTGCGAACCCTCGAATCCGCATGGGATGAAAAAAGAAACGAATTAAAAAGAGGGCATCAGGCTACGGATATTTTTATTTACCCCTCTTATAAGTTTAAACTGATTGACAAGCTTTTTACGAATTTTCACACCCCCGAATCGAGCCTTGTAATGCTAGTCTCAGCCCTCGCCGGAAAGGAAAATATTTTTAATGCCTACCGCCACGCCGTCGAAGAAAGATATAAATTCTTTTCGTATGGGGATGCGATGCTGATTTTGTAG
- a CDS encoding ABC transporter permease encodes MLKKEIKGIVKNPVYYIVMILPFIITFIMSEGTKNYLLQRPEFTQKINVAKEIVLYSGQILDAKIQFAVSELNFMLLMASILIGLSVFEERRLHIWDRIVDKRKFVSVKFFAHYVFSVVMIVFNLILFAVIFDMQTPFKSILILLSMPIVSMLFGILIGLIVQNRAMLSNTILMIVMFMGFFGGALSLTSVLSNTKFMNVLMYISPLTLANKLIYKNLIHVTMGRELFIWIVFILGFAGLFIAFIERRIKNGTVI; translated from the coding sequence ATGCTTAAAAAAGAGATAAAGGGAATAGTTAAAAATCCCGTTTATTACATTGTAATGATACTGCCTTTTATCATTACATTCATTATGAGTGAAGGAACAAAAAATTATTTATTGCAGCGTCCTGAGTTTACTCAAAAGATAAACGTTGCGAAAGAAATCGTTCTATATAGCGGACAGATTTTAGATGCAAAAATACAATTTGCCGTGAGTGAATTAAATTTTATGCTTTTAATGGCATCAATTTTGATTGGACTGAGTGTATTTGAGGAAAGAAGACTTCATATTTGGGATAGGATTGTAGATAAGCGAAAATTTGTTTCGGTTAAATTTTTTGCTCACTATGTATTTTCGGTAGTGATGATTGTTTTCAATTTAATTTTATTTGCTGTAATTTTTGATATGCAAACACCTTTCAAGTCAATTTTAATTCTTTTAAGTATGCCGATAGTCAGTATGCTTTTCGGAATTTTGATAGGCTTAATTGTTCAAAATAGAGCAATGCTTTCCAATACGATTTTAATGATAGTTATGTTTATGGGATTTTTCGGAGGAGCTTTGAGCTTAACTTCCGTATTGTCAAATACAAAATTTATGAATGTTTTGATGTACATATCTCCATTGACATTAGCTAACAAGTTAATTTACAAAAATTTGATACATGTAACTATGGGAAGGGAGCTGTTTATTTGGATTGTTTTCATTCTTGGATTTGCAGGATTATTTATTGCTTTTATAGAAAGGAGAATAAAAAATGGTACAGTCATTTAA
- a CDS encoding MptD family putative ECF transporter S component produces the protein MDNKLTIKDLVLVAAFSVLGISFMYLIPLPFLFTPYTILISPIAQSLFMALPFILTGAKIQKKWAILIYCVIWGLGGIMPYYIAMMTIAGLIGECILSKTKNRFKGLSLSFTAAILAHYVGGTIIPYFITRQQQFEMVKQMYGEDYAVKMQNLKTIPFMIGIAAAIIIVSFIGSNIAKRFFKKHF, from the coding sequence ATGGATAACAAATTAACAATTAAAGATTTAGTATTAGTAGCGGCTTTTTCGGTATTAGGGATCAGTTTTATGTATTTAATTCCGCTTCCCTTTTTATTTACGCCTTACACAATCTTGATTTCACCGATTGCACAAAGTTTATTTATGGCTTTGCCCTTTATTTTGACCGGTGCTAAAATTCAAAAGAAATGGGCAATTTTAATTTACTGTGTAATATGGGGATTAGGCGGAATAATGCCGTATTACATCGCAATGATGACCATTGCAGGATTGATCGGTGAATGTATATTATCTAAAACAAAAAACAGATTTAAAGGATTAAGCCTTTCTTTTACGGCAGCTATCCTTGCACATTATGTAGGAGGAACAATAATTCCGTACTTCATTACAAGGCAACAGCAATTTGAAATGGTAAAACAAATGTATGGTGAAGATTACGCTGTTAAAATGCAAAATTTAAAAACAATACCATTTATGATCGGCATCGCAGCAGCTATTATCATTGTTTCTTTTATCGGCAGCAATATTGCAAAACGTTTTTTCAAAAAACATTTTTAA
- the amrA gene encoding AmmeMemoRadiSam system protein A, with product MRKKTLCSNGTNLRAAYIAPHPPIIIPDIGRGEEKKIASTSKALKTISEEIRQIEPETIIIITPHSKMHRGAVTINTAKIIEGSMRQFGCPDLNLSANNNTDIVKNIIKKCKKTGFPYAAVDMSLDHGSFVPLYFIASELSNFSLVHINYGIMLSAMLEEFGSILSEVIEEKKCKSVFIASGDLSHRLLSTGPYGFAPESLKFDKEFVRIIKEGRLSEFAEISPVLAERAGECGLNSFLVLSGLLSCYEYSQELLSYEGPFGVGYGVARFKVESIRQEEDDEESEEVFNGNKKFILPDSQTKDPYIDLARKSITYYLKYNKFLKCKNADGIQSGKAGVFVCLKKEGTLRGCIGTILPTKSSVSEEIIKNAVSAALHDPRFPPVDLSEMNEIVCSVDILSEPEEIKSVADLDVKRFGVIVSSGSRTGLLLPNLEGIDSVGMQLAIALQKGGISPEEPYTMYRFEVIRHE from the coding sequence ATGAGGAAGAAAACACTTTGTTCAAACGGTACGAATCTGCGGGCGGCTTATATTGCCCCTCATCCTCCGATTATAATCCCTGATATTGGGAGAGGGGAGGAGAAAAAAATAGCTTCAACTTCTAAGGCTCTTAAAACCATATCGGAAGAAATAAGGCAAATAGAACCCGAAACTATTATAATCATTACACCCCATTCAAAAATGCACCGCGGGGCTGTTACCATTAATACTGCCAAGATTATTGAAGGAAGCATGAGGCAATTCGGCTGCCCTGACCTAAACCTTTCGGCAAATAACAACACTGACATAGTCAAAAATATAATCAAAAAATGTAAAAAAACGGGTTTTCCTTATGCGGCTGTAGATATGAGCCTTGATCACGGCTCCTTTGTTCCTCTTTATTTTATAGCTTCCGAACTCTCAAACTTTTCTCTTGTTCATATAAATTACGGAATCATGTTGAGTGCAATGCTTGAAGAATTCGGCTCGATCCTTTCCGAAGTTATAGAGGAAAAAAAATGCAAATCTGTTTTTATTGCAAGCGGAGACCTTTCTCACCGGCTTCTTTCTACAGGGCCTTACGGTTTTGCTCCTGAAAGTCTCAAATTCGATAAGGAGTTTGTAAGGATTATAAAAGAAGGCCGATTATCCGAATTTGCCGAAATCTCCCCTGTTTTAGCTGAAAGAGCCGGAGAGTGCGGCTTAAATTCTTTCTTGGTATTGTCAGGCCTTTTATCCTGCTATGAATACTCTCAAGAACTGCTTTCTTATGAGGGACCCTTCGGTGTCGGATATGGTGTAGCCCGGTTTAAGGTTGAATCTATAAGGCAGGAAGAAGATGATGAAGAATCTGAAGAAGTTTTTAACGGAAATAAGAAATTTATATTGCCTGACTCTCAAACCAAAGACCCGTATATAGATCTTGCAAGAAAGAGTATTACCTACTATTTAAAATATAATAAATTTTTAAAGTGTAAAAATGCAGACGGCATTCAGTCAGGCAAGGCCGGAGTTTTTGTATGCTTAAAAAAAGAAGGAACGCTTCGCGGATGTATAGGCACGATACTTCCTACCAAAAGCAGTGTAAGTGAAGAGATAATTAAAAATGCCGTATCAGCCGCCTTACATGATCCTCGTTTTCCGCCTGTCGATTTATCAGAGATGAATGAGATTGTCTGCTCTGTGGATATTCTTTCAGAACCGGAAGAAATAAAATCTGTTGCCGATTTGGATGTAAAGCGGTTCGGCGTAATAGTTTCATCAGGTTCTCGCACCGGGCTTCTTTTACCAAACCTTGAAGGCATAGACTCCGTCGGTATGCAGCTTGCCATTGCTCTCCAAAAGGGAGGAATAAGTCCCGAAGAACCTTATACTATGTACCGCTTTGAAGTTATAAGACATGAGTAA
- a CDS encoding TfoX/Sxy family protein, whose translation MNEFNEYVRESFSVVGDIAIKSMMGGYLVYLNGKLIGDICNNELFLKRTPTSDRLLADFELRYPYKGSKTLMHVFDKFEDTDLIVELLDGMYAELPEKKPKKAK comes from the coding sequence GTGAATGAATTTAACGAATATGTACGTGAGAGTTTTTCTGTAGTCGGTGATATTGCCATAAAATCCATGATGGGCGGATATCTTGTGTACCTTAATGGTAAACTGATAGGCGATATTTGCAATAATGAACTGTTTTTAAAGAGGACGCCGACATCGGATAGACTGCTTGCAGATTTCGAACTGCGTTATCCGTATAAAGGTTCAAAGACCTTGATGCATGTATTTGACAAATTTGAAGATACCGATTTGATTGTAGAATTATTGGACGGCATGTATGCGGAACTGCCCGAAAAGAAACCAAAGAAAGCAAAATAA
- a CDS encoding ABC transporter ATP-binding protein: MIELKQVTKRYKKFLALTDFSYSFENENAYGILGINGAGKSTLINCITKNISFQGDLKFADLSIWEIGYVPQELAIYPELSVLDNLLFFAATYKMDKKYARERSLELIEKAGLKEKISTMAKDLSGGMKRKLNLITALVHNPKLLICDEVCVGIDPISRQEILEYLKELKNEGLNIIYTSHYLDEVEFLCNKIIFLDKGKLILEGDTKELIDKMSEVSREKSNLSDLFMQVLRGGEYA, encoded by the coding sequence ATGATTGAATTAAAACAGGTAACAAAGCGGTATAAAAAATTTCTTGCGCTTACGGATTTTTCTTATAGCTTTGAAAATGAAAATGCTTATGGAATACTTGGAATCAACGGAGCGGGAAAGAGTACATTGATTAACTGTATTACAAAAAACATTTCATTTCAAGGAGATTTGAAATTTGCAGATTTGAGTATTTGGGAGATTGGATATGTTCCGCAGGAACTTGCGATATATCCTGAGCTTTCCGTGTTGGATAATTTGCTCTTTTTTGCCGCAACTTATAAAATGGATAAAAAATATGCTAGGGAGAGAAGTCTGGAATTAATCGAAAAAGCCGGTTTAAAAGAAAAAATTTCTACGATGGCAAAGGATTTATCCGGAGGGATGAAAAGAAAATTAAATCTTATAACAGCCTTAGTTCACAATCCAAAGCTGTTGATTTGTGATGAGGTTTGTGTCGGAATTGATCCGATTTCAAGGCAAGAAATATTGGAATATCTTAAAGAACTGAAAAATGAAGGTTTAAATATCATTTATACTTCACATTATTTGGACGAAGTTGAATTTTTATGTAATAAAATAATATTTTTGGATAAAGGAAAATTAATTCTTGAAGGAGATACAAAGGAGCTTATTGATAAAATGTCGGAAGTAAGCCGCGAAAAATCCAATCTTTCGGATTTGTTTATGCAAGTTTTAAGGGGCGGTGAATATGCTTAA
- a CDS encoding ATP-binding cassette domain-containing protein: protein MILFENFYFTYDGEEKSSLTNINLKINEGECVIITGLSGCGKTTLLRIINGLCPSVFQGSALGTFKTRFYDYNNSFAAFNSAYTASILQNPKSGFLFSNAEEECTYSAKCIGKGKEEIEVKLKECKEKYTQLLLHKNILNISSGEAQTLSILSSLIKTPKIIVMDEPTANLDINEITNLKRHINELKKNNVTIVIAEHRVGYLKDICDAVYVMQDGRLIDDEKYEIRNHNINFSRSVQANPGIKKDNLNISNLNYHIKNNIILKNVHVSINSSMVTAIVGKNGSGKTTLGKLIAGLIQSKKSVFTLNDKILSTKDRINMSYFCMQESYHQMVTGSVKEEILLQNNQLTDFEIKSLLELVDMSDFENKHPSKLSGGQVLRLAVLLAYISNNKIIVLDEPTSGLDFKRMKLICKLIKKMREEGRFIFLISHDLELLSEVADEYILLEQGKIIEHKKLDTQNDFNQMISQILNKEKIEENVFITKENNTDSKINPFVNLIVFFTIANAVFFYPVEQSSVYLMLLTGIIIFLNKNYMLLVKMVIFYSLLAKVKMLCPLYYQVFIEIFLMRGTICAYALKNITANTKLITIIESLEKIKLTDYILVPVISLLRLFPMMRYDSSIAYMSLKTRKLIKNRSPVAVWNFIIVPIVFSLIRSAENLSCGIETKGMIINKKRTILTQVKFKLMDYILLITYIAIYTFLFIGEIKWITN from the coding sequence ATGATACTGTTTGAGAATTTTTATTTTACCTATGATGGAGAAGAAAAATCATCTTTGACGAATATAAATTTGAAGATAAATGAAGGTGAATGTGTTATTATTACCGGCTTGAGCGGCTGCGGAAAAACAACATTGTTAAGAATAATCAATGGACTTTGTCCAAGCGTATTTCAAGGAAGTGCTTTAGGAACTTTTAAAACACGCTTTTATGATTACAACAACAGTTTTGCAGCTTTTAACTCAGCCTATACAGCTAGCATACTGCAAAATCCTAAAAGCGGTTTTTTATTTTCAAATGCGGAGGAAGAATGCACCTATTCCGCAAAATGTATTGGAAAAGGCAAAGAAGAAATAGAAGTTAAATTGAAAGAATGCAAAGAAAAATATACCCAATTATTATTGCATAAAAATATTTTAAATATTTCAAGCGGAGAAGCTCAAACTTTAAGTATCCTAAGCAGTTTAATAAAAACACCAAAGATAATTGTTATGGATGAGCCCACGGCGAATTTAGATATAAACGAAATAACTAACTTGAAAAGACATATTAATGAGCTTAAAAAAAATAATGTAACAATAGTTATTGCAGAACATAGGGTTGGGTATCTAAAAGATATCTGCGATGCGGTATATGTAATGCAAGACGGACGGTTAATCGATGATGAAAAATACGAGATAAGAAATCACAACATCAATTTTTCAAGATCGGTACAAGCAAATCCGGGCATAAAAAAAGATAACCTGAATATTTCAAACCTGAATTATCATATTAAAAATAATATAATTTTAAAAAATGTACATGTATCTATCAACTCATCTATGGTAACGGCAATTGTAGGTAAAAACGGCTCCGGTAAAACGACATTGGGTAAATTAATTGCAGGTTTAATACAATCCAAAAAATCCGTTTTTACCTTGAATGATAAGATTCTTTCAACCAAAGACAGAATAAATATGTCTTATTTTTGCATGCAGGAAAGCTATCATCAAATGGTTACCGGATCGGTCAAAGAAGAAATACTGCTTCAAAATAATCAGCTCACGGATTTTGAAATAAAATCGCTTCTTGAATTGGTTGATATGAGTGATTTTGAAAACAAACACCCGTCTAAACTGTCGGGCGGACAGGTTTTAAGATTAGCGGTTCTTTTAGCATACATCAGCAATAATAAGATTATCGTTTTAGATGAGCCGACAAGCGGTTTGGATTTTAAACGAATGAAACTTATATGCAAATTAATTAAAAAAATGAGAGAAGAAGGAAGATTTATCTTTCTCATTTCTCACGACTTGGAACTATTATCGGAAGTTGCCGATGAGTACATTCTTTTAGAACAAGGAAAAATTATTGAGCATAAAAAACTTGATACTCAAAATGATTTCAATCAGATGATTTCTCAAATTTTAAATAAAGAAAAGATAGAAGAAAATGTTTTTATTACCAAAGAAAATAATACAGATTCAAAAATTAATCCTTTTGTTAATCTTATTGTATTTTTTACCATTGCCAATGCGGTATTTTTTTATCCGGTAGAACAAAGTTCTGTTTATTTAATGTTGCTAACGGGAATTATCATTTTTCTTAACAAAAACTATATGCTGTTAGTAAAAATGGTTATTTTTTATTCTCTATTGGCTAAAGTAAAAATGCTTTGCCCATTATATTATCAAGTATTTATCGAAATTTTTCTTATGAGAGGAACAATATGTGCGTATGCGTTAAAAAATATAACGGCAAATACAAAACTTATAACTATTATCGAATCTTTAGAAAAAATAAAACTAACGGATTATATATTGGTACCGGTTATATCTTTGCTTCGATTATTTCCAATGATGAGATACGACTCATCGATTGCCTATATGAGTTTAAAAACCAGAAAGTTGATTAAAAACAGAAGTCCTGTTGCTGTTTGGAATTTTATTATCGTGCCGATTGTTTTCAGTCTGATAAGAAGTGCTGAAAACTTATCTTGCGGAATTGAAACAAAGGGTATGATTATTAACAAAAAAAGAACAATATTGACACAGGTCAAGTTCAAACTAATGGATTATATATTATTGATTACATATATAGCGATTTACACATTTTTATTTATAGGAGAAATAAAATGGATAACAAATTAA
- a CDS encoding ABC transporter permease gives MVQSFNFTFKVLRNTKGFIVSMIIMPIFMILLVSITLAYSNVPTVAYIGEKAPNVTNIKMMKIEEREKDYFLGISQGTLVIRTNRHGEAQKYYSSIKNNPLIPLIENADKNAEVFTERPSINYSIGTMLFKLLTAAGLLATVLIQEKGNGILLRVKNSKTKLSTYILGKSFAIMFVYEIATLAILTFYKFANYDFGKSNIVDLAIIFTVALFISTGIYIFVAGLIKNEGLIWGISSGIIFPLGICSGILFPIEYMPEWMKTIAHISPLYYMQHSITSGKLETVPIVIMLSISFTLGLIGIRLIGKRR, from the coding sequence ATGGTACAGTCATTTAATTTTACTTTCAAAGTTTTAAGAAATACAAAAGGCTTCATCGTTTCAATGATAATTATGCCTATATTTATGATATTGCTTGTAAGTATCACTTTGGCATATTCAAATGTTCCGACAGTTGCATATATCGGAGAAAAAGCTCCGAATGTAACAAATATAAAAATGATGAAGATAGAAGAAAGAGAAAAAGACTATTTTTTAGGAATATCGCAAGGAACGCTGGTGATACGGACGAATCGTCATGGAGAAGCCCAAAAATACTATAGCAGCATAAAAAATAATCCGTTAATACCTTTAATAGAAAATGCGGATAAAAATGCTGAAGTCTTTACGGAAAGACCCAGCATAAACTATTCAATCGGAACGATGCTGTTTAAATTACTTACAGCAGCAGGTTTGTTAGCAACCGTTTTAATCCAAGAAAAAGGAAACGGAATACTATTAAGGGTAAAAAATTCCAAGACAAAATTAAGCACCTATATTCTGGGAAAAAGTTTTGCAATTATGTTTGTATATGAGATTGCAACACTTGCAATTTTAACGTTTTATAAATTTGCAAACTATGATTTCGGAAAGTCTAACATAGTTGATTTGGCAATTATATTCACCGTTGCACTTTTTATTTCAACGGGAATATATATTTTTGTTGCAGGATTGATTAAAAACGAAGGGCTTATATGGGGAATATCTTCGGGAATTATTTTTCCGCTTGGAATTTGTTCAGGTATTTTATTTCCGATTGAATATATGCCGGAGTGGATGAAGACGATAGCTCATATTTCGCCCTTGTATTATATGCAGCATTCAATAACAAGCGGAAAACTTGAAACAGTACCTATTGTTATTATGCTGTCAATTTCTTTTACACTGGGTTTAATTGGAATAAGGTTGATTGGAAAACGGAGATGA